One genomic window of Quercus robur chromosome 6, dhQueRobu3.1, whole genome shotgun sequence includes the following:
- the LOC126732661 gene encoding pentatricopeptide repeat-containing protein At3g50420: MPPLHETSCLASLIQKCTTITSLRKARQLHALLLTTTTVNARTPYLNNNLLSMYARSGSLRDSHLVFDKMPQRNLVSFNALITAYSRVPDHAILAFELLAQMGIEYLRPNGSTFTSLLQASSLYGDWLVGSLLHAQVVKFGFLNDVCVQTSLLGMYSNCGDLESAKRVFESIDDKDVMAWNSIILGNFKNDKLKEGLDVFGRMVRTGVIPTEFTYSMVLNACSRLGDFQSGQLIHAQVIVSDALADLPLQNALLDMYCSCGDTQIAFSVFCRIENPDLVSWNSMISGYSENEEGEEAMALFVQLQGMSLLKPDEYTYAAIISATCAFLASNYGKPLHAQVTKAGFERSVFVGSTLVSMYFKNAEAESAKKIFNLISEKDIVLWTEMILGHTRMTDGESAIKFFNGMCREGHKIDSFALSGALSACADLVILKPGEMIHSQVVKRGYDAEMSVTGSLIDMYVKNGDLHSAQLIFSQVSNPDLKCWNSMLGGYGHHGMVMEALQLFEEIINSGLRPNQITFLSVLSACNYSGLVEKGKFLWNYMKENGLSPGPKHYSCMVSLLSRAGLLDEAEEMIIESPFSEDKLELWRILLSSCVIRGNLRVGVRAAEQVLRLDAEDSATHILLSNLYAAAGRWDDVAEMRQKIRGLMLEKDPGLSWFEAENNIHVFASGDQIHPKVEKAQDELKRLRPNMMRSETDEFDARVYST, from the coding sequence ATGCCACCATTGCATGAGACATCTTGCTTGGCAAGCCTTATACAAAAATGCACCACTATAACCTCACTGAGAAAAGCGCGCCAACTTCACGCTCTCCTCCTAACTACCACAACTGTCAATGCACGAACTCCCTATCTGAACAACAATCTCCTCTCAATGTATGCACGCTCTGGCTCCCTCCGCGATTCCCACTTGGTGTTCGACAAAATGCCTCAGAGAAATCTTGTTTCCTTCAATGCGCTTATTACAGCATATTCTCGAGTCCCGGACCATGCAATCTTGGCCTTTGAATTGCTTGCTCAAATGGGAATTGAATACTTGAGGCCAAATGGTTCTACTTTCACCAGCTTGCTACAAGCGTCCTCTTTGTATGGGGATTGGTTGGTTGGTTCTTTGCTTCATGCCcaagttgtgaaatttgggTTCTTGAATGATGTTTGTGTTCAAACCTCTTTACTTGGGATGTACTCAAATTGTGGGGATTTGGAATCTGCAAAAAGAGTTTTTGAGTCTATAGATGATAAAGATGTCATGGCTTGGAATTCTATAATACTTGGGAATTTCAAGAATGATAAGCTCAAGGAAGGGCTTGATGTCTTTGGTAGGATGGTAAGGACAGGTGTTATTCCAACCGAGTTTACGTATTCAATGGTTTTAAATGCGTGCAGCAGATTGGGAGATTTTCAATCTGGGCAACTTATCCATGCCCAAGTTATTGTTTCAGATGCGCTTGCTGATTTGCCTTTGCAAAATGCCCTGCTTGACATGTATTGTAGTTGTGGTGATACCCAGATAGCATTTAGTGTTTTTTGTAGAATTGAAAATCCAGATTTAGTTTCATGGAACTCAATGATTTCTGGGTATTCAGAGAATGAGGAAGGAGAGGAAGCCATGGCTCTATTTGTCCAGTTGCAAGGTATGTCTCTTCTTAAACCAGATGAGTATACTTATGCAGCCATCATATCTGCGACTTGTGCATTCCTTGCCTCTAATTATGGGAAACCTCTCCATGCCCAAGTTACAAAAGCAGGATTTGAGAGGAGTGTCTTTGTAGGAAGTACACTAGTGTCCATGTATTTCAAAAATGCTGAAGCTGAATCTGCCAAGAAGATCTTTAATTTGATTTCAGAGAAGGATATTGTTCTCTGGACTGAAATGATCTTAGGCCATACTAGAATGACTGATGGGGAGAGTGCAATTAAATTCTTCAATGGAATGTGTAGGGAAGGCCATAAGATTGATAGTTTTGCTCTCAGTGGAGCGTTGAGTGCATGCGCTGACCTTGTAATATTGAAACCCGGGGAAATGATTCATTCTCAGGTGGTAAAAAGGGGATATGATGCTGAAATGTCCGTCACTGGGAGTTTGATAGATATGTATGTAAAAAATGGTGACCTTCACTCAGCTCAATTAATATTTTCCCAAGTTTCAAACCCTGATTTAAAGTGCTGGAACTCAATGCTCGGAGGATACGGTCATCATGGAATGGTGATGGAGGCATTGCAGCTCTTCGAAGAGATAATAAATTCCGGTCTAAGACCAAATCAAATAACATTTTTGTCTGTACTCTCTGCTTGTAACTACAGTGGATTAGTAGAAAAGGGAAAGTTCTTGTGGAATTATATGAAGGAAAATGGTTTATCACCTGGGCCTAAACACTACTCTTGCATGGTAAGCTTGCTAAGTCGAGCTGGATTATTGGATGAGGCAGAGGAAATGATAATCGAATCACCTTTTAGCGAAGATAAACTTGAGCTATGGAGAATTTTGCTAAGCTCATGTGTAATCAGAGGAAATTTGAGAGTAGGAGTTCGTGCAGCAGAGCAAGTTCTAAGGTTGGATGCTGAAGACAGTGCTACCCATATCTTGCTTTCAAATCTTTATGCTGCTGCAGGGAGATGGGATGATGTTGCAGAAATGAGACAGAAGATAAGGGGATTGATGTTGGAAAAGGATCCTGGACTAAGCTGGTTTGAGGCCGAGAATAATATTCACGTATTTGCCTCCGGCGACCAAATACACCCCAAGGTTGAAAAAGCCCAAGACGAACTAAAGAGGCTACGACCAAACATGATGAGATCAGAAACAGATGAATTTGATGCGAGGGTTTATTCTACATAG